The DNA window GCAGCGAGAGCGGCCGCACCCAGAAATGCCTTCGCAAGGTCCATCACGGCGCGCCCTTCACGATGCGGCCATCCTTCATGATGACGGCGAAATTGCGCTGCGGATCAGCGATCAGGTCGATATCGGCAAGCGGGTCGCCCTCGACGAGGATGAGATCGGCAAGCGCCCCTTCCTCCACCACGCCGAGCCGACCCTCATAGGGCGTGCGCGGCCCCGAGAGCGCGAGCAATTGCGCGTTGTCATGCGTCGCGAGGCGCAGCAATTCGGCCGGCGTGAAATAGGGCTTGAGCCGCAGGAGATAGGCGTTCTGCTGTTCGTTGAGATCGGGTTCGAACAGGAAATCGGTGCCCCAGGCGAGCTTGACGCCGAGCCGCTTCGCCAGGGGCCAGACGCGCTTCTGGCCCTCGATCACGGGCTTGCGCTTCTCGCGCCGTTTCGGGTCCATCGCCTCGGTCGATTCGACGAGCATCTGGCCCGACAGCCACACGCCCTTTTCCGCCATCAGCTTCAGCGTGTCCTCGTCGAGCAGGTTGCCGTGCTCGATCACCTTCACCCCCGCCTCGATCGCACGGCGGACCGATTTCGGATGATAGGCGTGGACGGTGACATAGGTGTTCCAGTCGGAGGCCGCATCGACCGCGGCCTTCATTTCGTCGAGCGTGTATTGCGTGACATCGAGCGGGTCGTATTCCGAGCTTGTCCCGCCGCCCGCGGCGATCTTGATCTGGCTGGCGCCGAAACGCAGGTTCTCGCGCACCGCGGTCAGCACTTCGGCCCGGCCATCGGCGATGACGCTTGCCCAGACCTGCTCGGCGCGCGGGATCTTGCCGGTGAAACGGCGCGATGGCTCGTCCGGCAGGCGCAAATCGGCATGGCCCGAAGTCTGCGAGATCATCGGCCCTGACGGCCATATGCGCGGCCCCATCACCCGGCCGCTGTCGATCAGGCGCTTCAGTTCGAAAGACGGCCCTCCGACATCGCGCACCGCGGTGAAGCCCCGCAACAGCATCGCTCGCGCCTGCCCGGCGGAAAGCTGCATCACCTTTTCAAGGCCCATGTCAGGTTCGAGCATCTGCGCGGGCGAAAGGCTGTTGAACATCATGTGGACGTGGTTGTCGATCAGGCCGGGCATCAGCGTGCGCCCGCGCCCATCGATCACGATCGCGCCCTCACCCGAAGCCTTCGCCCCGGCCCCGATCGCCGCGATCGTGTTGCCTTGCACCAGTACATCGGTCGAATCGGAGAGCGTTTCCGAAGATCCGTCGAATATGCGGACGCCGGTGAACAGGACTTCATCGGGCGGCGCATCCTGCGCGGAAACCGACACGCAGAAAAATGCAGCGAGCAGAAAGACCAGCAGCGGGCCGAGCGCGCCCTCGATCGAAGTCGTCCTCATGAAGGTCTCCCCTCCTTCCTTGCGACCCGACACTGTCTAGGCCTGCAATTTTATCATATGATGACAGATCGAGATGAATTTGAAAGAAACTTATTTCGCCAATGGAGCGATGAATAATATTTAATTATGATTTCACTCGATCTTCGGGTCCCTCAGTCGGCATATCGCTCGACTATCCAGGCCGCCTCGAGAACGAGGAAGGCGATCACGAGGGCAAGGTGGAACCGGCGATTGTCCCAGCGGATCGCGGCAAGGCAGGCGATTGCATAGGAGACCTGGCGCACCGGATAGAGCGCTCCGAGCGAGGCGAAGTGCGCCGGGCCCTTCAGCGCGGTATCGACCATGTCGAACAGGAACAGCGCACCCAGAAAGCCGAAGAACCAGCCGCGATGTTCGAAGAAGTAATCTTCGTAAGGCGCCCCTTCGTCCAGCTGGTCGGGAAACAGCAGCGCCGCCGTGAAGAAATGCAGCGAGGCGAAGAAGATGAGGAAGGCATAGGTCTCGAACGGCCAGAAGGTGACCTTGGCGAGCGCGAATTCGAACCACCAGAAATGCGCGGTCAGCAGAAGCAGGAAAATCGCCCACAGCGTATGGACGAGATAGGGCGTGTTGCGCCGCCGGTTCTGGGCGAAACCTGCAAGGCCGTTGAGTATCCGCGCGATGGCCAGCGAGGTGACCACGCCAAGGATCACTCGGATATGCGCGAAGGTCGCCTCGTCGACCTGTACCGGCTCCATCCCGTCGATCATGCGCACCTGCCCTGTGTCCGTCCCGCCGCACCAATGCGCTGGCCGGGCCGAGCCTAGGGCCGGGATCATCGCATTCCAATGCGCCGGGCGGGATATCGACAGGAGCGCGCCGCCCGCCGCTCACCGTCCGTCGAACGCCGCCTGTATCCGGGCGGGGTCGGTAATCCCGTTCGCGATCAGCACCATCAGCAGCACTCGCGCCTTGGCGGGGCCAAGTGCGCGCGCGGCGACGAAGCCGTGCGCATCGTCGTCGACCTCGACATTGCGATCGACCATCCCTTCATCGACCCGGGCCGAACGGACCACTGGCACGCCGCCTGCGGCTGCCCTTGAAAGCGCCTCGATCACCACGCGCGGCGCGTTGCCCTGCCCCATCCCGGCAAGCACGATCCCCTTGCATCCGATGCCGAGCAGCGCTTCGACAGGCTTTGCATCCATGCCCGCGCCCGCCGTCAGGATGGCGACGCGGGGAAGCGCGTCGGGCCAGGCAAAGCGCGCCGGGCTGCCGGTGCGGTGGGCGGGCGCGAACCAGTCGAGGCTCGAAGGGGTGACGCGCGCCAGCGGCCCGCGCGGAAAGCCCCTGAACGCGTCGATATTCGCGGTCGCGGCCTTGCGCACATCGGCGGCGGCGAAGACCGTGTCGGCCATGACGACGAGCACCCCGCGCCCGGCGCTTTCGGGATCGCTAGCCACCCGTACCGCATTGGCGAAATTGCGCATCCCGTCGCTTCCCACCGCGTCCGAGGGCCGCATCGCGCCCACCAGCACGACAGGCTTTCGCGGGGGCAGGGTGAAGTCGAGCAGGAAGGCGGTTTCCTCGGCCGTGTCGGTGCCATGGGTGACGATGATCCCGGCGATCACGGGGTCGTCCTGGGCCGCGGCGATGTCCCGGTGGAGCGCGTCCCATTCCTTCCAGCCGATGTCCTGCGAGCCGATCCGCGCGACGGGACGGGGGACAAGCTCCGCCTCGAGCTCGAGCGAGCCGGCTTCGCCGAGCATCGTCTCAAGCGCCACCTCGCCTGCGGCATAGGCCTTGCCCGTGCGCGTACGCGCCGCCCCGGCGATGGTGCCGCCGGTGCCGAGAACGAGGATGCGCGGTATCGTCATCGGGCCACCGCGCCTAGAGCGCGAGCGTCACGCGCGAGCCCGCGGCGATCAGACGGCCGCGCTCGAAAGCGAGCGTGCCGGGCCTTTCGGCGCCGGGATAGGCCTGGCCCAGCAGGTCGAGCGCTTCGCGGATATCCGCGGCGAGACCGGGCTTTGCGGCGAGGATCGCGGGCTCCGCATCCTCGAAAGCGCTCGCGGCGGCGCGATAGAAACCGTAGCCGTCGAGATAGGGTTCGTAACGATCGGAACCCTGCGCCTCGCCGTACATGGCGATCGCGCGGTCGATCATGTTGGAGGCGACCCGAGCGGCGATGTCGGCCTCGCTCGCCTGACTGTCCGGGGCCTTGCGCCCGGCTTCCTCGATGGCGGCCAGGATCGCGCCATAGCGTTCATTCACCTCGATATCCGCGCGGCCGGACAGCACCGCCTGCGAGGCCTCGTTGAAGCGCGGCTTCAGATCGGCGACGCCCAGTTCGGCAAAGACCGGGTCCATGTCGGCGAGCACTTCGGACACCGGGTGACCGAACATTTCCGCTGCCGGATCGGTCTTTCCGGCAAGAAAGGCGTCGTAGGCAGCGATCGCATGCGCCTCGGCCACGGCAAGCGCGGTGAGGTAGACCACCGGATCGCGGGCGGCGGCATCGAAATCGACGCCGCCCTCTCCGGTTTCGCCGCCCTCTCCGGCTTCACCACCTTCGCCGCCTTCGCCCGCGGGGCCGGGCTGCATTTCGGCGGTTTCGCCATCGGTATCGACGGGGGCTTCCTCCGCGCATCCGGCAAGGCCCGAACCCGCCAGCGCGCCCGCAAGCCCGAGTTGCGCCCATGTCTTCATTTCAACCTTCATCGCGCAGCCCTGTGCCTGTTTTTCGTCGCCCGCTCCCTAGGACGAGGGTGGAGCGCATGCAAAGGAAAGCGGGCAGCGGATCAAAGGCCGAGGATGGCCGGATCGATCCCCTGCGCCTCGAACGCCTCGACGAGATTGGCCTGCGTGCGGGCAAGATCGTGCGCGCTGGCGCGGCGCTGCATTTCAGCGAGCGCCTGACGGTCGAACAGCCGCCCGCCCGCGATCACCGCATCAGGCGAACCGAGCATGCCCAGATCGCCCCGCGGATCGCCGCCAAGCAGCAGGAGGTCGGCCCTCTGGCCTTCCTTAACGGCGCCCCATTCGCCTTCCTCGTCCAGCACCTTTGCCGCGTTCAGCGTCGCCATGCGCAGCGCATCGGAGGGCGCGATTCCCGCTTCGACCAGCAGGTGCAGTTCATCGAGCAGCGAAGTGCCGGGAATGTTGGTGAAGATTCCCGCATCGCTCCCTGCAACCAGCAGCACGCCTTCTTCGTGGAGCATCCTCGTCATCGCCTTGTAGAATTCGAACGCCGCGCGGTGGCGGATGGGGTCCTCGTTCGACCAGCGCTCGTA is part of the Erythrobacter litoralis genome and encodes:
- a CDS encoding metal-dependent hydrolase family protein — translated: MRTTSIEGALGPLLVFLLAAFFCVSVSAQDAPPDEVLFTGVRIFDGSSETLSDSTDVLVQGNTIAAIGAGAKASGEGAIVIDGRGRTLMPGLIDNHVHMMFNSLSPAQMLEPDMGLEKVMQLSAGQARAMLLRGFTAVRDVGGPSFELKRLIDSGRVMGPRIWPSGPMISQTSGHADLRLPDEPSRRFTGKIPRAEQVWASVIADGRAEVLTAVRENLRFGASQIKIAAGGGTSSEYDPLDVTQYTLDEMKAAVDAASDWNTYVTVHAYHPKSVRRAIEAGVKVIEHGNLLDEDTLKLMAEKGVWLSGQMLVESTEAMDPKRREKRKPVIEGQKRVWPLAKRLGVKLAWGTDFLFEPDLNEQQNAYLLRLKPYFTPAELLRLATHDNAQLLALSGPRTPYEGRLGVVEEGALADLILVEGDPLADIDLIADPQRNFAVIMKDGRIVKGAP
- a CDS encoding asparaginase, translating into MTIPRILVLGTGGTIAGAARTRTGKAYAAGEVALETMLGEAGSLELEAELVPRPVARIGSQDIGWKEWDALHRDIAAAQDDPVIAGIIVTHGTDTAEETAFLLDFTLPPRKPVVLVGAMRPSDAVGSDGMRNFANAVRVASDPESAGRGVLVVMADTVFAAADVRKAATANIDAFRGFPRGPLARVTPSSLDWFAPAHRTGSPARFAWPDALPRVAILTAGAGMDAKPVEALLGIGCKGIVLAGMGQGNAPRVVIEALSRAAAGGVPVVRSARVDEGMVDRNVEVDDDAHGFVAARALGPAKARVLLMVLIANGITDPARIQAAFDGR